From the Streptomyces sp. KMM 9044 genome, one window contains:
- a CDS encoding MAB_1171c family putative transporter, translating to MSTSTIVAGVLWLVALWRLPSIRHSHKQRSLALTLAALAAAMTFEVPQVKEAVDAAVGTDARLSPLLKHVLGVTSAAYLLDFVIAVVRPQGLARRTRLVAAGVTLPLMLAFYALANWTPGGPVRLGEGRGALFPVLYMAVFTLYIGIAMVVATWLFLGGVRHSRTLLGKAGLGFLGLGTLLGSLYALQRIVFVTVQLVSGTNYPGLENLLSTTLKQATVLSVALGVCLPPLSVAVEYVAAWSTLRRLRPLWAQLTEAAPYVVLATSVRRRRVPFRLERCVIEIEDACLALREYVSVDTHAKARKFVRQKGVDAQHSDAVAEACWLRAAVQSARNGERLQGVEYPSLGVTGRDRVSELSWLRTVADAYLSSPIVSEFVRQEQSTISHGQGDSERISSYDN from the coding sequence ATGAGTACATCCACCATCGTCGCCGGCGTCCTCTGGCTGGTGGCTCTGTGGCGACTGCCGTCCATCCGGCACTCCCACAAGCAGCGAAGCCTGGCGTTGACCCTGGCTGCTCTCGCGGCTGCCATGACGTTCGAGGTTCCGCAGGTCAAAGAGGCAGTCGATGCCGCCGTCGGTACAGACGCCAGACTGTCGCCGCTGCTGAAACACGTGCTCGGCGTTACCTCGGCGGCGTACCTGCTCGACTTCGTCATCGCAGTCGTTCGACCGCAGGGCCTGGCACGGCGCACCCGATTGGTGGCAGCCGGCGTGACGCTGCCCCTCATGCTCGCCTTCTACGCCTTGGCCAACTGGACGCCGGGAGGGCCGGTCAGGCTGGGAGAGGGCCGTGGTGCCCTCTTCCCTGTCCTCTACATGGCGGTCTTCACGCTCTACATCGGCATCGCCATGGTTGTAGCTACGTGGCTGTTCCTCGGCGGCGTACGTCACAGCCGAACTCTTCTTGGGAAGGCCGGCCTCGGATTTCTGGGCTTGGGAACCCTACTCGGAAGCCTGTACGCCCTCCAACGCATCGTCTTTGTGACGGTTCAGCTTGTCTCGGGCACCAACTACCCAGGCTTGGAGAACCTTCTCTCCACGACGCTCAAGCAGGCCACGGTCCTGTCGGTCGCGCTCGGCGTTTGCTTGCCTCCTCTCTCCGTCGCCGTTGAGTACGTGGCGGCGTGGAGCACCCTGCGCAGGCTGCGGCCCCTGTGGGCACAGCTCACGGAAGCAGCCCCGTACGTGGTGCTGGCGACCTCCGTGCGTAGAAGGCGCGTCCCCTTCCGGCTGGAGCGGTGCGTCATCGAGATCGAGGATGCCTGCCTGGCGCTTCGCGAGTACGTGTCAGTCGACACGCACGCAAAGGCTCGGAAGTTCGTCCGCCAGAAAGGGGTCGATGCGCAACACTCTGACGCAGTTGCGGAAGCCTGTTGGTTGCGTGCAGCCGTCCAGAGCGCCCGAAATGGGGAACGTTTGCAGGGAGTTGAATACCCATCCCTCGGCGTCACTGGGCGGGACAGAGTGAGTGAACTGTCATGGTTGCGCACCGTTGCCGATGCGTACCTCTCCTCTCCAATCGTTTCGGAATTCGTCCGGCAAGAGCAGTCGACCATTTCCCACGGGCAGGGCGATTCGGAAAGGATCTCCTCATATGACAACTGA